ATTTTTAATTTACAGTACAATTTACCAGCCCCGTTACTCAGGATTCCTTACGACATTCTGAATAGAATAAACCGCAATAAGCTCAATACTTCAAATACTGGATTAGTCTCGGAAATCAGGCACAAAGACTATTTACTTCAAGATAATGCTGATACAGCGCTAGACTTATTCCTAATCCTTGAAAAATAAAAATGCCCGCTCATAAGAACGGGCATCAGTATATTCTATTAATATACTAACGTTAGAAATTTCTATAGTCAGCCTCAAGTCTCACGTTTTGAGCATCTAGCATCAATCTAATCTTTTCTGCCTCTTCAGTTTTACCATTACCTCTTAAAAGGGCCTCAAGATATCTAAGACCTCGGGTTTTTAAACTGTACTCTCTGTCATAGCGCAACTTACTCTGTAAGTAGGTCACCTCGGCATCGAACTGATTAGCCATATCCACAGCTATTTGGGTTGCTTTATCTGTCTCGCCTATGTCGAAATAGCCTTGAACGAACCCGATGGATGATACATCATACGGTGACGCTTCAACTGGCATTTTTTCCATGCCCATGTCCAACATTTCTTTCGCTCTTAGCGTATCACCTTCGGCAATTAAGGCATCAGAAAGGGCAGTGAACATAGATCGATGATTTTGGATAAAACCTCGGTAATCCTCGTTCAAGTTAGCTTTAGGGTCATCAAGACCTCTAAACCTCATCTTCTCGGTAATGTTCTCATACATTAAATCCGTGTTGACCATATCTCGACCAACACCATTTGGATTCATAATCGGTAACAGCCTGTAAGCCATACCTTCCTGCACCAGGTAAGGATCGATGTTAAAGTTTAATGATGACACAGAAGTGTAATTGAAATAGATTGGTCTTTCCCAATTGTTATGGGCAATCAAGTCTAACAACATCATCTGACCTTTGGTCAAAACCCTACTTTGCAATTCACCATTCTGATCCTTCTTGAAACCAAAGAACATTGTAGGTGTAACGTACGGCTTTAAGTTATCAGGAATTATACCGCTCTCTAAAACTGCCGAAGTATCTACTTCCAACTTCAGTATTTCAGTAGGAACAGACATGATTCTATCACCAGACTGCATAGTCAGTTTAAAACCATCGACATCACGTTTCACGATATCCAAATAGTCATCTAAATCTGCCGCCTGACCTGCAAACTGCTGCATTTCATTGATATAAAGCGCATCATTTGTCCCTTCGCGGTAATTATCGATTGTCAAAGAATAAGGGAATCCTTCTGAGTCATTCATTTTTGTAGCCGTTTGATCAATGTACCAATCGGTTTCATAATAACTCATCACAACCACTCTCACGTCAGTTCTAAAACCTTCTACTTCTTGGATATACCAAAGCGGGAAAGTATCGTTATCACCACCGGTAAATAAGATTGCATTTGGTGCGCAAGACGCTAGGAAGTTTCTAGCGGAATCAACTGAAAGGTATCTACCTGATCGATCGTGATCGTCCCAGTTTTCTTTAGCCAAAATAATCGGCGCTAACATTCCAATGGCGATGGAACCAATAACCATTGATTTGGCGGCTTTTCGACTCAGCAGAGTTTTGCCAATCGCCAATACTGAAAATCCAATCCAGAAGGCGAATACATAATAGGAGCCTACATATATATAGTCTCTTTCACGAGGTTCTATCGGTGGAGAATTCAAATAAACAACCAAAGCCAAACCCGTTAGGATAAAGAACATTAGTGTAGCGGCAAATCGCTTAGGGTCTTTATTGAATTGGAAAAAGAAACCAATTAACCCTAGAATCAACGGAATCATAAAATACTGATTCCTTCCCTTGTTCTCTAGTATTGTTTTAGGTACACCTTCGCTAGATTCGAATGGGCCTATCCAATCTGCGTTTTGAATGTCGCTTTCACGCCCAGCAAAATTGAACATAAAATACCTGAGGTACATATGTCCAATCTGATGACTAAACATAAACCCTAGGTTCTGCATAAAACTTGGCTTTTCACCTGGCCTTAAACCGGTTTTTGCCATATAAGTCTGCGGATGACCTGGGTTAGCACTCCACATTCTCGGTAAAAAAGTAGTGTACTCTGGATCGTAATCTATAATAGTTTTATAATCCTTAATCTTATAGCTCCCATCAGCTTTATAGTATACTGGCGCCCCTCTTCGTGTACCTGCCTGTGGAGCGTTGAAATACTGCCCTTTTAGGAGTGGTCGGCTTCCGTATTGCTCTCTTTTCAGGTAAGAGATGAAAGTCATTACGTCTTCAGGGTTGTTTTGATCAATCGGTGGATCGGCTCGTGATCTAATTAAAATTACGGCGTAGCAAGCATAACCTATCAAGATAAATGCCATCGACAAAATCAAGGTATTAGCATTCACGAAGTCTTTTTTCGCGGTATATCTTAAACCAAGAACAATTGCTACAATTACCATAATAGTCAAGAACAATGCTCCTGATCCAAATGGTAACCCAAACGTGTTGACAAAAGTAATTTCAAATGCGCCTGCCAAGGTCGGTAGGCCAGGAATGATAAAGCTATTGATTACAACAATCAGCACTAGACTGGCTAAAACAGCCAGAATACCACCCTTCAATGTTGCGTTTTCGTACTTTTTGAAATAGTATATCAGGCCCAGTGCAGGCAGTGTTACAAGCCCCAATAAGTGGATACCTGTCGATAGTCCAAGCATGTAAGCAATAAAAACGAGCCATTTGTTTGCTCGACTTTCTTCTTCAACAAGCTCCCATTTTAAAATGGCCCAAAAAACTACAGCGGTAAAGAATGACGACAATGCATAAACCTCGCCTTCAACCGCAGAAAACCAAAATGAATCAGTAAAGGTAAATGCCAAGGAGCCAACGACTCCCGCCCCCATCAGTAATAATTTCTGTAAATCATTCTCTTCACCATATTTCGCATCGATTAGCTTTCTTCCAAGCATAACAATCGACCAGTACAGGAAAAGAATAGTCATGGCTGAAGCCACCGCACTGGACATATTAATCCAGTAAGCAACTTGGGTAACATCTCCGAATGATAAAAAGGAGAACAAACGACCAATAAGCATAAAAAGTGGAGCCCCTGGAGGGTGAGATACTTCTAGTTTATACGCGATGGCAATAAACTCCCCACTATCCCAAAAACTGGCAGTTTCTTCTATGGTCAAGATGTATGCGACCAATGAAACTAGAAAAACACCCCAGCCTGTAAGATTATTTATCTTCTTAAAATCCGTCATTTATTCCAAGTTTGAGGCGTGAAAATAGTAAAAATATGGCTCTCAGAGAGTTAATTTTTATTAATCGCCGGGTTTTCTTTTAGCCGTAAACGCTGATATAAAACCAGAGCCAAAATAAAAAGAGCGGTATGTAGGAAGTCGCCACGATTGAATTAGCAATGGACTTTTTCTTTCTCGCCGCAAAATCAACCCCATAAGCGAGCACGATCCAGTACCCAATCTCAAAAAGATTCAGCGCTTGGTTAGGGTAAATCTTACTGTCAGCAACGTCGGCATAATGATAGAAATTCATCAACGAAAAGGGGTAAAAGGCCTGATATTCGAAGTAATTGGGATCTGTACTCACGAACATAAACCAAAATATTTTGAGTAATACTGGCACGAAAAATATCACTTCAGCAATCATCGCGATTTGCCAACACTTATTGTATTCAACTCGATATCCCCAAAGAAAACAGCCAACCCAAAGTATAAACCCTACAACCGTAAATTTGATCCCGTAGACTATAGGAATGGCGAGATACTTAAATCCAGAAATTATCTTAAATACAAGTGCTTCAGGACCTTCAAGAAATTGAAATGCGGCAATTTCTCCGATAATAAAAGACTGTTGAACGTACAGTAAGAGGAAAGAAATGATGCATAAAGCAACAAAGAACAGTTTCTTATCAAAGCTGATCCACTCCCTAACACGAAGCTCTAACGAACTAAACTCCCTTGGCATTGAAAACTATTTTGCATAAAAGTACGATTATAGGACGAAGCACGTAATAAAAAAGTGTCAATGCATGACTATTGAACCGAACGGCCTTAAGTTTGCATGTAGAATAAAAAAAGTGAAGAGACTCCTTATTTATTTATTTGTTTTTGCCCAGCTAGTCATAGCCAAAAGTGTTGATGGACAGGAAGTCAGTGATAGTGCCAGATACTTACTACTGAATAGAAAACTTCAGTTCCAGATTACAGATGCGGTAGATAGCATGTATAATTTCAATTTCCGAAAAGCTGAAGTTGACTTTAACTGGCTCAAGTACAATCATCCGGAACACCCACTTCCCTACTTCCTATTTGGTATCAGTACATGGTGGCAAATGATGCCTAATTTAAATGCTGAAACACCACTTGGTGATGAATTCATTGCCTACATGGACACGGCTATCGTGAAGGCAAAAGCCATGTTAAAGAAGGACGAAAATGATGTAGAAGCAGCGTTCTTCTTAGCAGGATCTTACGGCTTCCAGGGCAGGTATCATTCTGAGAAAAAGAATTGGCTAAAAGCAGCCGGCGTAGGAAAAAAAGCGCTTAAAGCACTTAAAAAAACCAAGGGGAATGAAAGTTTTAGCCCCGAAATCCTTTTTGGCGATGCCCTTTTCAATTACTATTCTATCTGGATACGTGAGAACTACCCTTCTTTGAGACCCATTCTATTTTTCTTTCCAAAAGGTGACAAAAGCTTGGGAGTAGAACAACTCCAAGAGGTATCACAAAACGCCTTTTATACTCGGATTGAGGCCGTCTTCTTTTTGATGCGCATCAAGGCGTTCGAACTGAAAGAAACCTACGATGCGCTTAGGCTAGCCAAACAGGTCCATACCCAATTCCCAAATAATCCGTATTTCCACAGATTTTACGCGCGCATGCTCTATACCGTTGGTCAGTATCAGAGTGCAGCAGATGTTTCACTGGAAATATTAAGAAGACTGGAAAAGGGGCAACTCGGATATGAAGAAGTCAGTGGCCGTTACGCGAGTTTCTTCCTAGGTCATATCAGTAAAAAGCAAGGAGATTGGGACATTGCCCGACCGTATTTTGAAAAGGTTATTGAGTATACCGAAACGATTTCTGATGAAAAATCGGGCTATTATCTCTTCTCGCAGATGTATTTAGCAGAAGAAGAA
This is a stretch of genomic DNA from Roseivirga misakiensis. It encodes these proteins:
- a CDS encoding glycosyltransferase family 117 protein translates to MTDFKKINNLTGWGVFLVSLVAYILTIEETASFWDSGEFIAIAYKLEVSHPPGAPLFMLIGRLFSFLSFGDVTQVAYWINMSSAVASAMTILFLYWSIVMLGRKLIDAKYGEENDLQKLLLMGAGVVGSLAFTFTDSFWFSAVEGEVYALSSFFTAVVFWAILKWELVEEESRANKWLVFIAYMLGLSTGIHLLGLVTLPALGLIYYFKKYENATLKGGILAVLASLVLIVVINSFIIPGLPTLAGAFEITFVNTFGLPFGSGALFLTIMVIVAIVLGLRYTAKKDFVNANTLILSMAFILIGYACYAVILIRSRADPPIDQNNPEDVMTFISYLKREQYGSRPLLKGQYFNAPQAGTRRGAPVYYKADGSYKIKDYKTIIDYDPEYTTFLPRMWSANPGHPQTYMAKTGLRPGEKPSFMQNLGFMFSHQIGHMYLRYFMFNFAGRESDIQNADWIGPFESSEGVPKTILENKGRNQYFMIPLILGLIGFFFQFNKDPKRFAATLMFFILTGLALVVYLNSPPIEPRERDYIYVGSYYVFAFWIGFSVLAIGKTLLSRKAAKSMVIGSIAIGMLAPIILAKENWDDHDRSGRYLSVDSARNFLASCAPNAILFTGGDNDTFPLWYIQEVEGFRTDVRVVVMSYYETDWYIDQTATKMNDSEGFPYSLTIDNYREGTNDALYINEMQQFAGQAADLDDYLDIVKRDVDGFKLTMQSGDRIMSVPTEILKLEVDTSAVLESGIIPDNLKPYVTPTMFFGFKKDQNGELQSRVLTKGQMMLLDLIAHNNWERPIYFNYTSVSSLNFNIDPYLVQEGMAYRLLPIMNPNGVGRDMVNTDLMYENITEKMRFRGLDDPKANLNEDYRGFIQNHRSMFTALSDALIAEGDTLRAKEMLDMGMEKMPVEASPYDVSSIGFVQGYFDIGETDKATQIAVDMANQFDAEVTYLQSKLRYDREYSLKTRGLRYLEALLRGNGKTEEAEKIRLMLDAQNVRLEADYRNF
- a CDS encoding tetratricopeptide repeat protein is translated as MKRLLIYLFVFAQLVIAKSVDGQEVSDSARYLLLNRKLQFQITDAVDSMYNFNFRKAEVDFNWLKYNHPEHPLPYFLFGISTWWQMMPNLNAETPLGDEFIAYMDTAIVKAKAMLKKDENDVEAAFFLAGSYGFQGRYHSEKKNWLKAAGVGKKALKALKKTKGNESFSPEILFGDALFNYYSIWIRENYPSLRPILFFFPKGDKSLGVEQLQEVSQNAFYTRIEAVFFLMRIKAFELKETYDALRLAKQVHTQFPNNPYFHRFYARMLYTVGQYQSAADVSLEILRRLEKGQLGYEEVSGRYASFFLGHISKKQGDWDIARPYFEKVIEYTETISDEKSGYYLFSQMYLAEEEAKSGDYQTALDRIEIIRDNTRRKEDLNKKARALRKVIRKKR